In a single window of the Actinomycetota bacterium genome:
- the nifJ gene encoding pyruvate:ferredoxin (flavodoxin) oxidoreductase: protein MAAPTATTAATGRAVLDGNEAVARVAHRLSEVIAIYPITPASPMGEFADDWSAKGRANLWGVVPEVVEMQSEAGAAGALHGAVTRGALATTFTASQGLLLMLPNMFKIAGELTPAVIHVAARTVATHALSIFGDHSDVMAARSTGFAMLCASTVQEAHDFAAVSHSATLTSRVPFLHFFDGFRTSHEISTISVLNDADLSALIDDDALSAHRLRGLDPERPVLRGSAQNPDVFFQAREASSPFHAAVPATVQDAFDRLARRCGRQYHLVDYYGAADADRVIVVMGSAYGTVCETVDALNAAGQRVGVAVVRLYRPFPTEALLHALPPSVRTVVVLDRTKEPGAPFEPLHLDVMAALWHSAPQRWDEGGPPRLVGGRYGLSSKELTPAMVKAVFDEAATASPRNGFTVGIFDDVSNTSIEWDPTWRTDRARVRAVFYGLGSDGTVGANKNTAKIVGDDTYLEVQAYFVYDSKKSGSMTVSHLRFDPEPIRGTYLVDQATFVGVHQWMFLDRMPVLGTAAPGATVLLNSPYPADEVWDRLPAEVQAEVIGKGLQLHCIDAAAVARKAGIPGRINTVMQTCFFALSGILPMDEALAKLADAIRYSYGKRGEVVVERNLAAIDTTLEGLHPVPVGATVTSTRQLAPVVPDGVDGFVARVTARMIAGEGDLLPVSAFPPDGTFPTATSKIEKRTIAAEIPIWEPDLCIDCGKCAIVCPHASIRMKAYDPAQLERGEVSAGSLKSKGFRSREVPGLLLTVQVAPDDCTGCGVCVVQCPAHDKSQVKRRAINMAPIGDHLDVERLAWDAFLAVDEADTAQWEPDTVKTSQLRTPLFEFSGACAGCGETPYLKLLSQLFGDRMIVANATGCSSIYGGNLPTTPWAVDEHGRGPAWSNSLFEDNAEFGLGIRLAWEGQRRYALELLDRLAPDVGGDLADLVQGGLDAGDDVGIRAQRELVAELRRRLARLDTPDARRLGDLCGTLVRSSLWIIGGDGWAYDIGAGGLDHVLGSGRNVNILVLDTEVYSNTGGQASKATPRGAVAKFAAGGKSIAKKDLGLEAMSFGNVYVAHIALGASEQQTVRALLEAEAHPGVSLVIAYSTCIAHGFEMSRSMEQQKLAVRSGHWPLYRYRPGAGELTHPFELDTQAPSVPYGDFLRSEGRFAVLARSDPKRAAELFRLAEEDARDRWAYYEQMAGMERSAPGQATDGLGSSGEEEGDVQ, encoded by the coding sequence ATGGCCGCACCTACGGCGACTACCGCGGCGACGGGGCGCGCCGTGCTCGACGGCAACGAAGCCGTCGCGCGCGTCGCCCACCGGCTTTCCGAGGTGATCGCGATCTACCCGATCACCCCTGCCTCACCGATGGGTGAGTTCGCCGACGACTGGAGCGCGAAGGGCCGGGCGAACCTGTGGGGCGTGGTGCCCGAGGTGGTCGAGATGCAGAGCGAGGCCGGCGCTGCCGGCGCTCTGCACGGCGCCGTCACCCGCGGCGCGCTCGCGACGACGTTCACCGCCTCGCAGGGCCTGCTGCTGATGCTGCCGAACATGTTCAAGATCGCCGGTGAGCTGACCCCGGCGGTGATCCACGTCGCCGCGCGCACGGTCGCCACGCATGCGCTGAGCATCTTCGGTGACCACAGCGACGTGATGGCCGCCCGCTCGACGGGCTTCGCGATGTTGTGCGCGTCGACGGTGCAGGAGGCCCACGACTTCGCGGCCGTCTCGCACTCGGCCACGCTCACCAGCCGGGTGCCGTTCCTGCACTTCTTCGACGGCTTCCGCACGAGTCACGAGATCTCGACGATCAGCGTGCTGAACGACGCGGACCTGAGCGCGCTGATCGACGACGACGCATTGTCCGCCCACCGCCTGCGCGGCCTCGACCCGGAGCGACCCGTGCTGCGGGGGAGTGCGCAGAACCCGGACGTCTTCTTCCAGGCGCGGGAGGCGAGCTCGCCGTTCCACGCCGCCGTGCCGGCCACCGTGCAGGACGCCTTCGACCGCCTCGCTCGGCGCTGCGGGCGCCAGTACCACCTGGTCGACTACTACGGCGCGGCCGACGCGGATCGCGTGATCGTGGTGATGGGCTCCGCCTACGGCACCGTCTGCGAGACCGTCGACGCGCTGAACGCGGCGGGTCAGCGCGTCGGCGTGGCCGTGGTGAGGCTCTACCGCCCCTTCCCGACCGAGGCGCTGCTGCACGCGTTGCCGCCGAGCGTGCGTACCGTCGTCGTGCTCGACCGCACGAAGGAACCGGGGGCGCCGTTCGAGCCGCTGCACCTCGACGTGATGGCCGCGCTGTGGCACAGCGCGCCGCAGCGGTGGGACGAGGGTGGCCCGCCACGCTTGGTCGGCGGGCGCTACGGCCTGTCGAGCAAGGAGCTGACCCCGGCGATGGTCAAGGCCGTGTTCGACGAGGCCGCGACGGCGTCACCGCGCAACGGGTTCACGGTGGGCATCTTCGACGACGTCTCGAACACGAGCATCGAGTGGGATCCCACCTGGCGTACCGACCGGGCGCGGGTGCGGGCCGTCTTCTACGGCCTCGGCAGCGACGGCACGGTGGGGGCGAACAAGAACACGGCGAAGATCGTCGGCGACGACACCTACTTAGAGGTGCAGGCGTACTTCGTGTACGACTCGAAGAAGTCCGGGTCGATGACCGTCAGCCACCTGCGCTTCGATCCCGAACCGATCCGGGGGACCTACCTCGTCGACCAGGCCACGTTCGTCGGGGTGCACCAGTGGATGTTCCTCGACCGGATGCCGGTGCTCGGCACCGCTGCGCCCGGCGCGACGGTGCTGTTGAACAGCCCCTACCCGGCCGACGAGGTGTGGGACCGGTTGCCGGCCGAGGTGCAGGCCGAGGTGATCGGCAAGGGCCTTCAGCTCCACTGCATCGACGCGGCGGCGGTCGCGCGGAAGGCCGGCATCCCCGGGCGGATCAACACCGTCATGCAGACGTGCTTCTTCGCGCTGTCGGGGATCTTGCCGATGGACGAGGCGCTCGCCAAGCTCGCCGACGCGATCCGCTACTCGTACGGCAAGCGCGGCGAAGTCGTGGTCGAGCGCAACCTGGCCGCGATCGACACCACCCTCGAGGGCCTGCACCCTGTCCCGGTAGGAGCCACGGTCACCTCCACCCGGCAGCTCGCGCCCGTCGTGCCCGACGGTGTAGACGGCTTCGTCGCCCGCGTCACCGCCCGCATGATCGCCGGGGAGGGCGACCTGTTGCCGGTCAGCGCGTTCCCGCCCGACGGCACGTTCCCGACGGCGACCTCGAAGATCGAAAAGCGCACCATCGCCGCCGAGATCCCGATCTGGGAGCCGGACCTCTGCATCGACTGCGGCAAGTGCGCGATCGTCTGCCCCCACGCGTCGATCCGGATGAAGGCGTACGACCCCGCGCAGCTCGAACGCGGCGAGGTGTCCGCCGGGTCGCTGAAGAGCAAGGGCTTCCGCAGCCGTGAGGTGCCGGGGCTGCTGCTCACCGTGCAGGTCGCCCCCGACGACTGCACCGGATGCGGCGTGTGCGTCGTCCAGTGCCCCGCCCACGACAAGAGCCAGGTCAAGCGGCGGGCGATCAACATGGCGCCGATCGGCGACCACCTGGATGTCGAACGGCTCGCCTGGGACGCGTTCTTGGCCGTCGACGAGGCCGACACCGCGCAGTGGGAGCCGGACACGGTGAAGACGAGCCAGCTGCGCACGCCGCTGTTCGAGTTCTCCGGAGCCTGCGCGGGTTGCGGCGAGACGCCCTACCTGAAGCTGCTCAGCCAGCTCTTCGGCGACCGGATGATCGTCGCCAACGCCACGGGCTGCAGCAGCATCTACGGGGGCAATCTGCCGACCACGCCGTGGGCGGTCGACGAGCACGGCCGCGGCCCGGCGTGGAGCAACAGCCTGTTCGAGGACAACGCCGAGTTCGGCCTCGGGATCCGCCTCGCGTGGGAGGGCCAGCGCCGGTACGCACTCGAACTGCTCGACCGGCTCGCGCCCGACGTCGGCGGCGACCTCGCCGATCTCGTCCAGGGCGGACTCGACGCGGGTGACGACGTGGGGATCCGCGCCCAGCGTGAGCTCGTCGCCGAGTTGCGCCGGCGCCTCGCCCGCCTAGACACGCCCGACGCCCGTCGTCTGGGCGACCTGTGCGGCACCCTCGTGCGCAGCAGCTTGTGGATCATCGGGGGCGACGGCTGGGCCTACGACATCGGCGCCGGTGGCCTCGACCACGTCCTCGGCAGCGGCCGCAACGTCAACATCCTCGTGCTCGACACCGAGGTGTACTCCAACACCGGTGGCCAGGCGTCGAAGGCGACACCGCGTGGTGCCGTCGCCAAGTTCGCCGCCGGTGGCAAGTCGATCGCGAAGAAGGACCTCGGGCTGGAGGCGATGTCGTTCGGCAACGTCTACGTCGCCCACATCGCGCTCGGCGCGAGCGAGCAGCAGACGGTGCGGGCGCTGCTCGAAGCAGAGGCTCACCCGGGAGTGTCCCTCGTGATCGCTTACAGCACCTGCATCGCGCACGGGTTCGAGATGAGCCGTTCGATGGAGCAGCAGAAGCTGGCCGTGCGCAGTGGCCACTGGCCGCTGTACCGCTACCGCCCCGGCGCCGGGGAGCTGACCCACCCGTTCGAGCTCGACACCCAGGCGCCGAGCGTTCCGTACGGCGACTTCTTGCGCAGCGAGGGCCGTTTCGCCGTCCTCGCGCGCAGCGATCCGAAGCGCGCCGCCGAGCTGTTCCGGCTGGCCGAGGAGGACGCTCGCGATCGTTGGGCGTACTACGAGCAGATGGCCGGAATGGAGCGATCGGCGCCCGGTCAGGCCACCGACGGCCTCGGCAGCAGCGGCGAAGAAGAGGGGGATGTGCAATGA
- a CDS encoding cytochrome P450 gives MGTTVYELDLPELTIDLEEDVAVQAAALHEVAGKHWIARNPFGFTLLRYEDVVAVLRDKRWHSASARIPEMLGIDDAEFMSRRRQSILSTEGDEHTRLRRLVAPAFTPRAADKLRPFMREVVNGLVDAVAASGRAEVVADICEPYPIPIICELLGAPKRDWQLFSRWATDVLRIFNSNLAEEIPLIVAAQDELDEYTRELIAERRQRPADDLITALIAAEEAGDRLSTDELVMMVEAVIVAGTDTTRNQLGCALAVFAEHPEQWQLLAADPALAARAVEESMRYFGAVRGTGRFASEEIEYRDITFPAGTLVMPSLAMANRDEAVFGSPAPDTFDITREPSGQPQLTFGSGIHYCLGAALARAELQEALPLLATRLPGLRLDGPVTWKPATVGIFGPQRLAVTFTPGH, from the coding sequence ATGGGGACCACCGTGTACGAGCTCGACCTCCCGGAGCTCACCATCGATCTGGAGGAGGACGTCGCCGTTCAGGCGGCAGCGCTGCACGAGGTGGCCGGGAAGCACTGGATCGCGCGCAACCCGTTCGGCTTCACGCTGCTGCGCTACGAAGACGTGGTCGCCGTCCTGCGCGACAAGCGCTGGCACAGCGCATCGGCCCGCATCCCCGAGATGCTCGGCATCGACGACGCAGAGTTCATGTCGCGGCGCCGCCAGAGCATCTTGTCGACCGAGGGTGACGAGCACACGCGCCTGCGCCGCCTGGTGGCTCCCGCGTTCACCCCGCGGGCGGCCGACAAGCTGCGCCCGTTCATGCGGGAAGTGGTCAACGGGCTCGTCGACGCGGTCGCCGCCTCCGGGCGGGCAGAGGTCGTCGCCGACATCTGCGAGCCGTATCCGATCCCGATCATCTGCGAGCTGCTCGGCGCGCCGAAGCGGGACTGGCAGCTGTTCAGCCGCTGGGCCACCGACGTGCTGCGCATCTTCAACTCGAACCTGGCCGAGGAGATCCCCCTGATCGTCGCCGCGCAGGACGAGCTCGACGAGTACACGCGCGAGCTCATCGCCGAGCGGCGCCAGCGTCCTGCCGACGACCTCATCACCGCTCTGATCGCGGCCGAGGAAGCCGGCGACCGGCTGTCCACCGACGAGCTGGTGATGATGGTCGAGGCGGTGATCGTCGCCGGCACCGACACCACGCGCAACCAGCTCGGGTGTGCATTGGCCGTCTTCGCCGAGCACCCCGAGCAGTGGCAGCTCCTCGCCGCCGATCCAGCACTGGCGGCGCGGGCGGTGGAGGAGTCGATGCGCTACTTCGGCGCGGTCCGCGGCACAGGTCGCTTCGCGAGCGAAGAGATCGAGTACCGCGACATCACGTTCCCCGCCGGCACGCTCGTGATGCCGTCGCTCGCGATGGCGAACCGCGACGAGGCCGTCTTCGGATCCCCGGCGCCGGACACGTTCGACATCACCCGCGAGCCCTCCGGCCAACCCCAGCTCACGTTCGGCTCGGGCATCCACTACTGCCTCGGCGCCGCGTTGGCGAGGGCCGAGCTGCAAGAGGCGCTGCCGTTGCTGGCGACTCGGTTGCCCGGGCTGCGCCTCGACGGGCCGGTCACCTGGAAGCCGGCCACCGTCGGCATCTTCGGGCCGCAGCGGCTGGCGGTCACGTTCACCCCCGGCCACTGA
- a CDS encoding MFS transporter — translation MTELGEPSRRARTPPKPGTARAALAYPDFRLIWIGLFLSNVGTWMQNLALPAYVDARTESAAMVGILLFAQLGPLLVLSIPGGIIADKVPRRPWLISMQSAQLVFSVVLAAIVSVDGPLWGLFLAQLAIGVANALNAPAFQASIPMLVDRRDLPGAISLNSVMLNGSRVIGPAIAAVLAAWGVTTAQLFLVNAATYVFLILALLRVAIPSPVAHHAEAGWRRALTGVRIARERPVLGRLLLAMFGFSFFSLVYVALFASMVRLNLGVNPKGPTFKWLYAVWGLGAMLGALAVGTVLVNMDRRRLIARGFAGFAVSLAVFALLRSPAPAYPVGVVLGFFYFLTATSMITVFQQNMRDTERAAVMPLWFMAFGGSVTLGGLAFGPIFDRIGARPVMLFGAAFAAFLAWWCDLRRMPRSAFLDEEPYHTLQPGDAAALHEDGVTSPE, via the coding sequence ATGACCGAACTCGGCGAACCCTCCAGGCGCGCACGCACCCCTCCCAAGCCGGGCACCGCCCGCGCCGCGCTCGCCTACCCCGACTTCCGCCTGATCTGGATCGGGTTGTTCTTGTCGAACGTCGGGACGTGGATGCAGAACCTGGCGCTGCCCGCGTACGTCGACGCCCGCACCGAGTCAGCTGCCATGGTCGGGATCCTGCTCTTCGCCCAACTCGGCCCGCTGCTCGTGTTGTCGATCCCCGGGGGGATCATCGCCGACAAGGTCCCCCGGCGCCCGTGGCTGATCAGCATGCAGTCGGCTCAGCTCGTCTTCTCGGTCGTGCTCGCCGCGATCGTGTCCGTCGACGGACCGCTCTGGGGCTTGTTCCTCGCGCAGCTCGCGATCGGGGTCGCGAACGCGCTGAATGCTCCTGCGTTCCAGGCTTCGATCCCGATGCTCGTCGACCGGCGCGACCTGCCGGGCGCGATCAGCCTGAACTCGGTGATGCTGAACGGCAGCCGCGTCATCGGCCCGGCCATCGCCGCCGTCCTCGCCGCGTGGGGCGTGACCACCGCCCAGCTCTTCCTCGTGAACGCGGCCACCTACGTGTTCTTGATCCTCGCCCTCCTCCGGGTGGCGATCCCGTCTCCCGTCGCGCATCACGCCGAGGCCGGCTGGCGGCGGGCGTTGACCGGGGTGCGCATCGCGCGGGAGCGCCCCGTTCTCGGCCGGCTGCTGCTCGCGATGTTCGGCTTTTCGTTCTTCAGCCTCGTATACGTGGCCCTGTTCGCCTCGATGGTGCGGCTCAACCTCGGCGTCAACCCGAAGGGCCCGACGTTCAAGTGGCTCTACGCGGTATGGGGGCTCGGGGCGATGCTCGGCGCGCTCGCCGTCGGCACGGTGCTCGTCAACATGGATCGGCGCCGGCTGATCGCGCGGGGCTTCGCCGGCTTCGCCGTCAGCCTCGCCGTGTTCGCGCTGCTGCGCAGCCCGGCACCGGCCTACCCGGTGGGGGTGGTGCTCGGGTTCTTCTACTTCCTGACCGCGACCTCGATGATCACGGTCTTCCAGCAGAACATGCGCGACACCGAGCGCGCGGCGGTGATGCCGTTGTGGTTCATGGCCTTCGGCGGGTCGGTCACACTCGGCGGGCTGGCGTTCGGGCCGATCTTCGACCGCATCGGCGCCCGCCCGGTGATGCTCTTCGGTGCGGCGTTCGCCGCCTTCCTCGCGTGGTGGTGCGACCTACGACGGATGCCCCGCAGCGCCTTCCTCGACGAGGAGCCGTACCACACGCTCCAACCCGGCGACGCGGCTGCCCTTCACGAGGACGGCGTCACCTCTCCCGAGTGA
- a CDS encoding UDP-N-acetylmuramoyl-tripeptide--D-alanyl-D-alanine ligase codes for MRFAAGEAAAAIGAELVGPDTVVDGATFDSREVHPGQLFVPLVAARDGHEFVAAALARGAAAYLTEREPQGATAIRVPDTAAALLALASWGRGRLPDSVVAVTGSVGKTSTKDFVAAVARARLRTAAAERSFNNEQGLPVTILNAPDDVEVVVLEMGMRGPGEIARLCRVGRPTIGVVTGVGEAHTERLGGLAGVARAKGELVEALPAAGTAVLNADDPWVLPMAERSEAPVLTYGSGVAADVRIENLHLDALARSSFRCRTPWGVAEVHLRVPGAHMAANAAAALAAAGVLGVPIDVAADALASAAISGMRMEMRATSSGATVVDDSYNANPTSVLAALDTLAAMHANRRVAVLGLMAELDQPAEQHRAVAARAAELGVQVVAVGTDLYGITGIDADGVPGALGSLGRGDAVLVKGSRVAGLERVVRLLVEEGAAGHPS; via the coding sequence GTGCGCTTCGCAGCGGGTGAGGCCGCCGCGGCGATCGGGGCCGAGCTCGTCGGGCCCGACACGGTCGTCGACGGCGCCACCTTCGACTCGCGCGAGGTGCACCCCGGCCAGCTCTTCGTGCCGCTCGTCGCCGCGCGCGACGGCCACGAGTTCGTCGCCGCGGCACTCGCCCGGGGAGCGGCCGCATACCTCACCGAGCGTGAACCTCAGGGCGCCACCGCCATCCGCGTGCCCGACACGGCGGCGGCGCTGCTCGCGCTCGCCTCGTGGGGCCGCGGCCGCCTGCCCGACAGCGTCGTCGCCGTCACCGGTTCGGTGGGCAAGACGAGCACGAAGGACTTCGTCGCCGCCGTCGCCCGGGCGCGCTTGCGCACCGCCGCCGCCGAACGCAGCTTCAACAACGAGCAGGGTCTGCCGGTCACCATCCTGAACGCCCCCGACGACGTCGAGGTCGTCGTGCTCGAGATGGGGATGCGCGGCCCGGGCGAGATCGCGCGGCTCTGCCGCGTCGGGCGGCCGACGATCGGGGTGGTCACCGGGGTGGGGGAGGCCCACACCGAGCGCCTCGGTGGGCTCGCCGGGGTCGCGCGGGCGAAGGGGGAGCTCGTCGAGGCACTCCCCGCGGCGGGCACGGCGGTGTTGAACGCAGACGATCCGTGGGTGCTGCCGATGGCGGAGCGCAGCGAGGCGCCGGTGCTCACGTACGGGAGCGGAGTTGCTGCCGACGTACGCATCGAGAACCTGCACCTCGACGCGCTCGCTCGTTCGAGCTTTCGCTGTCGCACGCCGTGGGGTGTCGCCGAGGTGCACCTGCGCGTGCCCGGCGCGCACATGGCGGCCAACGCGGCCGCGGCGTTGGCCGCAGCAGGGGTGCTCGGGGTGCCGATCGACGTAGCCGCCGACGCGCTCGCGTCGGCCGCGATCAGTGGGATGCGGATGGAGATGCGCGCCACGTCGTCCGGGGCGACGGTCGTCGACGACTCGTACAACGCGAACCCCACCTCGGTGCTGGCCGCGCTCGACACGCTGGCGGCGATGCATGCCAACCGGCGCGTCGCCGTCCTCGGCCTGATGGCCGAGCTCGACCAGCCGGCCGAGCAGCACCGCGCCGTCGCCGCCCGCGCCGCGGAGCTCGGCGTGCAAGTGGTCGCCGTGGGGACCGACCTCTACGGCATCACCGGCATCGACGCCGACGGAGTGCCCGGCGCCCTCGGCTCACTCGGGAGAGGTGACGCCGTCCTCGTGAAGGGCAGCCGCGTCGCCGGGTTGGAGCGTGTGGTACGGCTCCTCGTCGAGGAAGGCGCTGCGGGGCATCCGTCGTAG
- a CDS encoding ferritin-like domain-containing protein has translation MSTTEQNPTTAPDAGARDDSAILDRASLNDIEAILSVTNTSVDEIEHVVKDNADAIFTWDYSLSRPALRKLYEKAKTGQWNATTDLPWDTQVDLEQVVSADQVAIMAGLDPNRYDGTVIEHWTDKEWLAFGIEQRKWTLSQFLHGEQGALICTAKITETVPWYDAKLYASTQVVDEARHVEVFARYLDEKLGGGYQINAHLRMLLDDIVNDSRWDMTYLGMQVMVEGLALAAFGFMHQMTEEVLLKQLLRYVMSDEARHVAFGVLSLKEVYEGMSDAEIKDRQEFAYEAAVRMRDRFLSQEVWERMGVNPRDIVPIVLLDPTRDLFQQMLFSKIVPNCKKLGLLDRNEAWLRRRFEEMGVIQFEDWENTGDEYLKFELGAEAPNPVATV, from the coding sequence TTGAGCACCACCGAACAGAACCCGACCACCGCTCCCGATGCGGGCGCACGCGACGACTCGGCGATCCTCGACCGCGCGTCGCTGAACGACATCGAGGCCATCCTCTCCGTGACGAACACGTCGGTCGACGAGATCGAACATGTCGTGAAGGACAACGCCGACGCCATCTTCACCTGGGACTACAGCCTCTCCCGGCCGGCACTGCGCAAGCTCTACGAGAAGGCGAAGACCGGCCAGTGGAACGCGACGACGGACCTTCCCTGGGACACCCAGGTCGACCTCGAGCAGGTCGTGTCGGCAGACCAGGTGGCGATCATGGCCGGGCTCGACCCGAACCGCTACGACGGCACGGTGATCGAGCACTGGACCGACAAGGAGTGGCTCGCGTTCGGGATCGAGCAGCGCAAGTGGACGCTGTCGCAGTTCCTGCACGGCGAGCAGGGTGCACTGATCTGCACCGCGAAGATCACCGAGACGGTGCCGTGGTACGACGCCAAGTTGTACGCGTCGACCCAGGTGGTCGACGAGGCCCGCCACGTCGAGGTGTTCGCCCGCTACCTCGACGAGAAGCTCGGCGGCGGATACCAGATCAACGCCCATCTGCGGATGCTGCTCGACGACATCGTCAACGACAGCCGCTGGGACATGACGTACCTCGGGATGCAGGTGATGGTCGAAGGCCTCGCGCTCGCGGCGTTCGGGTTCATGCACCAGATGACCGAAGAGGTGCTGCTGAAGCAGTTGCTGCGCTACGTGATGAGCGACGAGGCCCGCCACGTGGCCTTCGGCGTGCTGTCGCTGAAAGAGGTGTACGAGGGCATGAGCGATGCCGAGATCAAGGATCGCCAGGAGTTCGCCTACGAGGCCGCGGTGCGCATGCGTGACCGGTTCTTGTCACAAGAGGTCTGGGAGCGCATGGGGGTCAACCCGCGCGACATCGTGCCGATCGTGCTGCTCGACCCGACCCGCGACCTCTTCCAGCAGATGCTGTTCTCGAAGATCGTCCCGAACTGCAAGAAGCTCGGCCTGCTCGACCGCAACGAGGCCTGGCTGCGCCGGCGGTTCGAGGAGATGGGCGTCATCCAGTTCGAGGACTGGGAGAACACCGGCGACGAGTACCTGAAGTTCGAGCTCGGGGCCGAGGCACCGAACCCGGTCGCCACCGTCTGA
- a CDS encoding TetR/AcrR family transcriptional regulator: protein MSAAETPARRVLDAAKRCMERWGVDKVTVDDIATEAGVSRATLYRMFPGGKDVLFESLRVQELEEFFTRLSDHLRGADSFEEIAVRAVVHSTRELRADEHLALMMASEPGTTISSLTVDGLPRIIRVATLFLAPLVDPYLDRREAARFVDLVARLVISYFLAPSGQIDLGDTESAREFLHQVVLPSFAAAVPAAHAS, encoded by the coding sequence ATGTCGGCTGCCGAGACCCCCGCGCGCCGCGTGCTCGACGCGGCGAAGCGCTGCATGGAGCGCTGGGGTGTCGACAAGGTGACCGTCGACGACATCGCGACCGAGGCGGGAGTCTCCCGGGCGACGCTCTACCGGATGTTCCCCGGTGGCAAGGACGTGCTGTTCGAGTCGCTGCGCGTCCAAGAGCTCGAGGAGTTCTTCACCCGGTTGAGCGATCACCTGCGCGGCGCCGACAGCTTCGAAGAGATCGCCGTGCGCGCCGTCGTGCACTCCACCCGTGAGCTTCGCGCCGACGAACACCTCGCCCTGATGATGGCCTCCGAACCGGGCACGACCATCTCGTCGCTCACCGTCGACGGGCTGCCGCGCATCATCCGGGTGGCGACGCTGTTCCTCGCCCCGCTCGTCGACCCGTACCTCGACCGCCGCGAGGCCGCTCGCTTCGTCGACCTCGTCGCGCGTCTCGTCATCTCGTACTTCCTCGCCCCCTCCGGCCAGATCGATCTCGGCGACACCGAGTCCGCCCGTGAGTTCTTGCACCAGGTCGTGCTGCCGTCCTTCGCGGCCGCCGTTCCCGCTGCCCACGCCTCCTGA
- a CDS encoding amino acid ABC transporter substrate-binding protein, whose translation MTARRPLALLATAAFVLAACGGDDNGDTADTGGSGGDVEDPAACAEGKTLEEGALTIGTGSPAFSPWVLNDAPESGEGFEAAVGLAVAGQLGFEGEAVTWVRTTFDEAIQPGAKNFDFNLQQYSITEERAANITFSDPYYATNQAIVGFPESAAAGAETLADLKDLRFGAQVGTTSLDFIVDIIEPSSAPLVYDDNVGAKAALEADQIDAIVADLPTALYISAVEIEGSAVIAQFPFGAGGIADEFGMVFEKDNDLVECVNAALAALRDSGELAVIEQTWLAEQPDSPPVIPVD comes from the coding sequence ATGACCGCTCGACGCCCCCTGGCCCTGCTCGCCACAGCCGCATTCGTGCTCGCGGCCTGCGGCGGCGACGACAACGGTGACACCGCCGACACCGGGGGCTCCGGCGGCGACGTCGAGGATCCGGCCGCGTGCGCAGAAGGCAAGACGCTCGAGGAGGGCGCGCTCACGATCGGCACGGGAAGCCCCGCCTTCTCACCGTGGGTGCTGAACGACGCCCCGGAGAGCGGCGAGGGCTTCGAGGCCGCGGTGGGGCTCGCCGTGGCCGGCCAGCTCGGGTTCGAGGGTGAGGCCGTCACCTGGGTGCGCACCACGTTCGACGAGGCGATCCAGCCCGGGGCGAAGAACTTCGACTTCAACCTGCAGCAGTACTCGATCACCGAAGAGCGGGCCGCGAACATCACCTTCAGCGACCCCTACTACGCGACGAACCAAGCGATCGTGGGCTTCCCCGAGTCCGCTGCGGCCGGCGCGGAGACGCTCGCCGACCTGAAGGATCTGCGCTTCGGGGCCCAGGTCGGCACGACGAGCCTCGACTTCATCGTCGACATCATCGAGCCCAGTTCGGCGCCTCTCGTGTACGACGACAACGTCGGCGCGAAGGCCGCGCTGGAGGCCGACCAGATCGACGCGATCGTCGCCGACCTGCCGACCGCGCTGTACATCTCCGCGGTGGAGATCGAGGGCTCGGCGGTCATCGCCCAGTTCCCCTTCGGCGCCGGCGGCATCGCCGACGAGTTCGGGATGGTGTTCGAGAAGGACAACGACCTCGTCGAGTGCGTCAACGCGGCGCTCGCCGCGCTGCGCGACTCGGGCGAGCTCGCGGTGATCGAGCAGACGTGGCTCGCCGAACAGCCCGACAGCCCGCCGGTGATCCCCGTCGACTGA